A stretch of Podospora bellae-mahoneyi strain CBS 112042 chromosome 5, whole genome shotgun sequence DNA encodes these proteins:
- a CDS encoding hypothetical protein (EggNog:ENOG503P2Y1; COG:G; COG:M), with translation MASNTILVIGATGQQGGAVVKALLELPTQTPPLRILALTRNAQADRAKKLAESHKGVLELVEGDSSKPKPIFNSLPKGSVNSIFIVTTPAMGGSKLTEEEQALPLVDAAVKHGVKHIVFSSVERGGDERSWENPTSVPHFLAKHNIEIYLRDKAEKEQGKFTWTILRPVAFLENFKPGMFCAVFTAMWASALSAETKLQLISVRDIGKFGAIALTEPAKWSKKAVGLAGDELTLDEARAKFDSVTGKKLPQAWGIFGKAMLWAIKEVGTMFQFFEDEGYHVDIEARRRDVPDLQNFAAWLKVPSNGWTN, from the coding sequence ATGGcatccaacaccatcctTGTCATCGGTGCGACAGGCCAGCAAGGCGGCGCCGTTGTCAAAGCCCTTCTTGAACTCCCAACACAGACCCCACCGCTCCGCATCCTCGCCCTGACCCGAAATGCCCAAGCGGACAGAGCAAAGAAGCTCGCCGAGTCTCACAAGGGCGTTCTTGAGCTCGTTGAAGGCGACAGCTCAAAGCCAAAGCCAATCTTTAACTCGCTACCCAAGGGGTCAGTCAACagcatcttcatcgtcaccacGCCAGCCATGGGCGGCTCCAAGCTCACCGAGGAAGAGCAAGCGCTGCCCTTGGTCGATGCCGCTGTGAAGCACGGGGTCAAGCACATCGTCTTCAGCTCTGTCGAGCGCGGCGGTGATGAGAGAAGCTGGGAAAACCCGACCAGTGTCCCTCATTTCCTCGCGAAGCACAACATCGAGATTTACCTTCGCGacaaggcggagaaggagcagggcAAATTCACCTGGACCATTCTTCGACCAGTGGCTTTCCTTGAGAACTTCAAGCCTGGCATGTTTTGCGCGGTATTCACGGCGATGTGGGCGAGCGCCTTGAGTGCGGAGACGAAGTTGCAGCTTATTAGTGTTCGCGATATTGGCAAATTTGGTGCCATAGCACTTACTGAGCCTGCCAAGTGGTCAAAAAAGGCTGTTGGTCTTGCGGGCGATGAGTTGACTTTGGATGAGGCTCGGGCGAAGTTTGACAGCGTGACGGGGAAGAAGCTGCCGCAGGCTTGGGGTATCTTTGGAAAGGCAATGCTTTGGGCTATCAAAGAAGTTGGCACTATGTTCCAGTTcttcgaggatgagggttaCCACGTTGATAttgaggcgaggaggagggatgttCCGGACCTTCAGAACTTTGCGGCGTGGCTCAAGGTGCCGAGCAATGGGTGGACAAACTGA
- a CDS encoding hypothetical protein (COG:S; EggNog:ENOG503NXTV), giving the protein MAGFASQADEGYSEDPLTAISASASFSHKTRDDSVSALSSSQAASDFPAWMLQHISNLSISRKTELAMALLNDLPTSVISEIVEHLNPRLNIDFIRYLPPEVCLKILSFLDPVSLISVARACRTWYGLALDRKLWEQLYYMEGWSAKPKEIAAWEKSINGVRQGVSRRVDSETEGHAHKKRAITVSSNLNADMDSVMLDAGAIKQEPAEMDASESSLFGGPTGSADGGSISRRLDDLEVKSVGSGSGSANKSASLDKGKGRARSPESSSSMRSKGNFLDTVLATPLSRLPRSTLWVLDDHDRRYKLNWKHFDSDPEEDIIVSGSSDSDVIIWKFSTGKVIQTLKTAHRESVLNVKFDKRILVTCSKDKLIKVFNRRPLRAGDLGYREVSPVPTTINYGYNIPMAPEDLPQTPAWTLIGVLEGHSAAVNAVQIHDREIVSASGDRHIKVWDWPTQTCSRTIVGHTKGIACVQYDGRRIVSGSSDHEVKVFDRATGLEVASLRAHSALVRTVQAGFGDLPFQAEDDAEAAKKVDEAYFKALEAGLLDDTNRPKAGRRQGNAGSRRPEDICAYGAKLPPGGGGGKYGRIVSGSYDTSIIIWRRDKEGIWKDQQHLKQEEAAAVAVKLGRTTLPPMSNFLDAAAAAIPLHPSVRPGPSQQPGGSSSTLTANNSLPTQPASAPPSTSAGPSVPPPRPDSEQIRALIDEAIQAGAQAFTRAIGNHPIILTQRQYIEGKIDRLQNAVTRSQLRQAFSGALIRAQFEQTRLRREAQRNAEAIAAATNALAGPSTSSQQHRNNTEPAQASSSSSSLAAPALPAARLLTASQQQAAVAYQAHAELTSGGHGRVHQLQYDARRIICCSQTSVIVGWDFCNGDKELEQAAQFFGPVE; this is encoded by the exons ATGGCTGGTTTCGCTTCCCAGGCCGACGAAGGTTACTCAGAAGACCCCCTGACCGCGATTTCCGCTTCTGCATCCTTCTCCCACAAGACGCGCGACGACTCGGTCTCGGCCCTGAGTTCCTCTCAAGCTGCATCGGATTTCCCGGCATGGATGCTTCAACATATATCtaacctctccatctctcgCAAGACCG AACTTGCGATGGCGCTCTTAAATGACCTTCCTACCTCTGTAATCTCGGAAATAGTAGAACACCTCAACCCCAGACTCAACATCGACTTCATCCGCTACCTGCCCCCCGAGGTGTGCCTCAAGATTCTCAGCTTCCTCGACCCCGTCTCACTCATCAGCGTTGCGCGCGCATGTAGAACATGGTACGGCCTCGCTTTGGATCGCAAGCTGTGGGAACAGCTGTATTATATGGAGGGCTGGTCTGCAAAACCGAAAGAGATCGCTGCCTGGGAGAAGAGCATCAATGGAGTTCGTCAGGGAGTGTCACGGCGAGTTGACTCGGAAACTGAGGGTCATGCGCATAAGAAGCGCGCCATTACCGTCTCTTCAAACCTCAATGCCGACATGGATAGTGTCATGCTGGACGCGGGGGCAATAAAGCAGGAGCCCGCCGAGATGGACGCGTCAGAAAGCAGTCTGTTTGGCGGACCGACAGGAAGTGCTGACGGTGGTAGCATCTCACGAAGATTGGATGATCTGGAAGTAAAGAGTGTTGGCTCAGGTTCGGGGTCGGCGAACAAGAGCGCCTCGCTGGACAAGGGCAAAGGGAGGGCACGCTCACCGGAATCCAGTTCTTCAATGCGATCCAAAGGCAACTTCTTGGACACAGTACTAGCCACGCCCCTATCAAGATTACCGAGATCCACGCTATGGGTTCTGGATGACCACGACCGCAGATATAAGCTTAATTGGAAGCAC TTTGACTCTGACCCCGAGGAGGACATCATCGTGTCAGGCAGTTCGGACTCGGACGTGATCATTTGGAAGTTCTCGACCGGAAAGGTGATCCAAACACTCAAAACTGCCCACCGGGAATCTGTACTCAACGTCAAGTTTGACAAACGGATCCTGGTCACTTGCTCCAAGGATAAGCTGATCAAGGTCTTCAACCGCCGACCTCTGCGCGCTGGCGACCTTGGATACCGGGAGGTGAGCCCCgtgcccaccaccatcaactacGGTTACAACATCCCTATGGCTCCCGAGGACCTCCCACAAACTCCGGCTTGGACTTTGATCGGCGTATTGGAAGGCCATAGTGCGGCCGTCAATGCTGTTCAGATCCACGACCGGGAAATTGTGTCTGCAAGCGGTGACCGCCATATCAAGGTTTGGGATTGGCCGACTCAGACATGCAGCCGCACCATTGTTGGCCATACCAAAGGAATCGCATGCGTTCAGTACGATGGCCGGCGAATTGTCAGCGGTAGCAGTGACCATGAAGTAAAGGTGTTTGACAGGGCGACAGGTCTGGAGGTAGCGAGCCTTCGTGCGCACTCTGCTTTGGTACGGACGGTTCAAGCTGGATTTGGAGATTTGCCCTTCCAGGCCGAAGATGATGCGGAGGCGGCAAAGAAGGTGGATGAGGCTTACTTCAAGGCGCTCGAGGCAGGGTTACTTGACGACACAAACCGCCCGAAAGCTGGTCGTCGGCAGGGAAATGCAGGATCCAGAAGACCGGAGGACATCTGTGCCTACGGTGCAAAGCTCCCAcctggaggcggagggggcaAATATGGCCGGATCGTCAGTGGCAGTTATGATACTAGTATTATCATCTGGCGCCGAGACAAGGAGGGCATCTGGAAAGACCAGCAGCACCTCAAGCAAGAGGAAGCCGCTGCCGTTGCGGTCAAGCTGGGACGGACAACGCTTCCCCCGATGTCGAATTTCCTggacgctgctgctgcggcgatCCCTTTACACCCTTCAGTGCGACCGGGTCCCTCGCAACAACCCGGCGGTTCGTCAAGCACGCTCACAGCAAACAATTCCCTACCAACACAGCCCGCGAGCGCACCACCAAGCACATCGGCCGGGCCTTCAGTACCGCCTCCGAGACCGGATAGCGAACAAATACGGGCGCTAATCGACGAGGCAATCCAAGCAGGCGCCCAAGCCTTTACACGCGCCATCGGCAAccatcccatcatcttgACACAGCGACAGTACATTGAAGGCAAGATCGACCGATTGCAGAACGCTGTCACACGGAGTCAGCTTCGACAAGCCTTTTCTGGTGCTTTGATTAGAGCTCAATTCGAGCAGACCAGGCTACGACGGGAGGCTCAGCGGAACGCGGAAGCGATTGCGGCAGCAACGAACGCACTGGCGGGCCCTTCAACATCTTCACAACAACACAGAAACAATACCGAGCCTGCTcaggcatcatcatcatcgtcgtcattaGCAGCACCGGCGTTACCGGCAGCTCGACTGTTGACGGCTagccagcagcaggcggCCGTAGCGTATCAGGCACATGCGGAACTGACTTCTGGAGGACACGGACGTGTGCATCAG CTTCAATATGATGCGAGACGGATCATTTGCTGCAGTCAGACGAGTGTGATTGTGGGGTGGGATTTTTGCAATGGGGATAAGGAGTTGGAGCAGGCGGCGCAGTTTTTTGGGCCGGTGGAATAG
- the CDC24 gene encoding Guanine nucleotide exchange factor for Cdc42p (EggNog:ENOG503NVJ0; COG:T), with product MAHAPLLRMNTGPAATMDVVDRLTSMTVPGAPPRVSQLSGSSTFPVTNSSTSLNSLNNATTFAASSTGNVVATNNIINQKADASRSLYQICVSLKQRLAKVPGFEGYLEQLNEMAAESMEGPVESLWELLRSGFPLLAIYNALQPEVPLQVDEPPGANKSKLAKIAILRFVEACKSKLNVPAADSFIITDLTGQDTTGFVKVTSVINYVLDLLEAKGLMLEVQPYPEDDMMQPGSQMSHRDYVVREMVDTERKYVQDLENLQDLKKTLEERGIIPGDVVHNIFLNINAILDCQRKFLIRVETTNSMPAARQEWGSPFVAYEEVFNNCYQPFIANQKKAGKLASQVFDKIQTAAHAVACDLNTLDGFLLKPMQRLVKYPLLLNELLKKCDDETVRADLSAGIEAASRVLQKANEAVDRAELDEALEELMGRVDDWKNHQVSQFGKLILHGVYTVIPGKSDQEKDYEIYLFENILLCCKELLPGKNKDKKDKTKSTGPKVRNKNNKLQLKGRIFMTNVTDVVALSKTGSYTVQIWWKGDPGVENFIIKFQNEEMMKKWATGLEQQRKEKTGQVQQSPERPATNFTWMASQSSGLENPYAEKDDDDDDDSSTLIAPSGTATPAAYNPPMALPGTMPRNASSTSLRTRSATNDSSQSLAGIARAPPSSFPLLQPPTPLNIQTNQASPLRGAESYFSPVVESPASSRTSTTSGIFSQTGYPFPKTGTPQPGWAPEDSNRYTAPAAPRAPSRDGSTPNNAYGMVTANGRNPRGPSMPVMPRERDSAHAAQLQQQRSRSYSTPDINGQAARTGQSVPAVPGIPAHLNQGHPPHPIHVRHDSNIPRSNTGSPANDLPLRTNTSSPGAQRQRQYGGMAQFPTQPVYPRQGTPGSGANIPPPAGPPPPGLAPLAPVDPSRPVAPGLVTAPITSSQSMVPPTPDTAFSSQLRVRVNYDTGNYFTLIVHFDKLNYVNLIDRIDHRLSKFTNSSISKGELRLRYRDEDGDFVTIESDEDIQIAISEWQEGMRGSQGMDEIELFCVGEM from the exons ATGGCCCATGCTCCCCTACTCCGCATGAACACCGGCCCTGCCGCAACAATGGATGTTGTCGATAGATTAACCAGCATGACTGTACCTGGCGCGCCACCACGCGTGAGCCAGCTTTCTGGCTCGTCCACTTTTCCAGTTACCAATTCCTCGACGTCTCTCAACTCTCTGAACAACGCCACAACCTTCGCCGCATCATCCACTGGTAATGTCGTGGCCACCAAtaacatcatcaaccaaaAGGCCGATGCGTCGCGCTCTCTATACCAGATATGCGTTTCTTTAAAGCAGCGGCTGGCCAAGGTTCCCGGCTTTGAGGGGTATCTAGAGCAGCTCAATGAAATGGCCGCCGAATCCATGGAGGGACCAGTGGAATCGCTCTGGGAGTTGCTGCGATCAGGGTTTCCACTGCTAGCTATCTACAATGCTCTCCAACCCGAAGTGCCACTCCAGGTCGATGAACCCCCTGGAGCCAACAAGTCCAAGCTGGCAAAGATTGCGATCCTGAGATTTGTCGAGGCTTGCAAATCCAAGCTCAATGTGCCCGCAGCTGATTCTTTCATCATTACGGATTTGACAGGACAGGACACGACGGGTTTCGTCAAG GTTACCTCTGTAATCAATTATGTTCTTGATCTTCTGGAGGCCAAGGGTCTTATGCTCGAAGTTCAGCCCTATCCCGAAGACGATATGATGCAACCAGGCTCTCAAATGAGCCACCGAGACTACGTTGTGCGCGAGATGGTAGACACGGAACGGAAGTACGTCCAGGATCTCGAGAACCTACAGGATTTGAAGAAGACACTAGAAGAGAGGGGCATTATTCCAGGAGATGTTGTGCACAACATTTTCCTTAACATCAATGCCATCTTGGACTGCCAACGCAAATTCTTAATCAGGGTAGAAACGACAAACTCAATGCCGGCTGCCAGGCAAGAATGGGGAAGCCCATTTGTAGCCTACGAGGAGGTATTCAACAACTGCTACCAGCCCTTCATTGCAAACCAGAAAAAGGCTGGCAAACTAGCAAGCCAGGTGTTTGACAAGATCCAGACGGCAGCACACGCTGTAGCCTGCGACTTGAACACGCTTGACGGGTTCTTGCTGAAGCCGATGCAAAGACTGGTCAAATATCCACTTCTTCTGAAC GAACTGCTCAAGAAGTGTGACGATGAAACGGTCAGAGCAGACCTTTCGGCAGGTATTGAAGCAGCCAGCCGCGTGCTACAAAAGGCCAACGAAGCAGTCGATCGCGCAGAGCTCGACGAAGCACTGGAAGAATTGATGGGCAGAGTGGACGACTGGAAAAATCACCAAGTCAGCCAGTTTGGGAAACTCATATTGCACGGTGTTTACACCGTTATCCCGGGCAAGAGTGATCAAGAGAAGGAC TATGAGATCTATCTCTTTGAGAACATCTTGCTTTGCTGCAAAGAGTTGCTCCCAGGCAAGAATAAGGATAAGAAGGACAAGACCAAGTCGACTGGACCGAAGGTTCGCAACAAAAACAATAAGCTCCAGCTTAAGGGTCGGATTTTTATGACGAATGTGACCGATGTGGTAGCACTGTCGAAGACTGGTTCATACACTGTCCAAATTTGGTGGAAGGGTGATCCCGGCGTGGAGAACTTTATCATCAAGTTCCAGAATGAGGAAATGATGAAGAAGTGGGCGACCGGACTGGAACAGCAACGGAAGGAGAAGACAGGCCAGGTGCAACAAAGCCCGGAGAGACCGGCAACGAACTTCACGTGGATGGCTTCCCAGAGTAGTGGACTGGAAAACCCATACGCCGAGaaggacgatgatgatgatgacgattCGTCCACTTTGATCGCACCGTCGGGGACTGCCACGCCGGCTGCGTACAACCCGCCCATGGCGTTACCTGGAACAATGCCGCGCAATGCTTCGAGCACCAGCTTGCGGACACGCTCAGCCACCAACGACAGCTCGCAATCCCTGGCAGGCATCGCTCGAGCACCGCCGTCGAgcttcccccttcttcagcctCCCACCCCATTGAACATCCAGACCAACCAGGCCTCGCCACTTCGTGGTGCTGAGTCCTACTTTTCGCCAGTAGTCGAGTCTCCAGCGTCCAGCAGGACGAGTACCACGAGTGGTATCTTTTCCCAGACAGGTTATCCATTTCCGAAAACGGGCACACCACAACCTGGATGGGCACCCGAGGATAGCAATCGCTATACAGCCCCTGCCGCACCCCGAGCTCCATCAAGAGATGGGTCTACTCCAAACAATGCGTATGGCATGGTTACCGCAAATGGACGGAACCCCCGAGGTCCATCCATGCCAGTAATGCCTCGCGAACGTGACTCGGCGCACGCGGCCcagttgcagcagcagcgcagCCGTAGCTATAGTACGCCTGACATCAATGGGCAAGCCGCCCGAACTGGCCAGTCCGTTCCAGCAGTCCCAGGAATCCCTGCTCATTTGAACCAGGGACATCCACCTCACCCGATCCATGTACGGCATGACTCCAATATCCCAAGGAGCAACACGGGCAGCCCCGCAAACGATCTGCCATTGCGCACAAACACCAGCTCCCCAGGTGCGCAACGTCAACGACAGTATGGCGGCATGGCGCAGTTCCCAACACAACCTGTTTATCCCCGTCAAGGTACACCCGGCAGTGGTGCCAACATCCCACCACCGGCCGGCCCTCCGCCTCCTGGACTGGCACCGTTGGCTCCCGTTGACCCTTCGAGGCCCGTTGCCCCTGGTCTGGTAACGGCGCCGATCACCTCCAGCCAATCCATGGTTCCTCCCACGCCAGACACTGCCTTTTCCAGTCAACTCCGGGTAAGGGTCAACTACGATACCGGCAACTACTTTACTCTTATCGTTCACTTTGACAAGCTCAACTACGTGAACCTGATTGACCGCATTGATCACCGGCTCAGCAAGttcaccaacagcagcatctcTAAGGGAGAGCTGAGGTTGCGATATcgggatgaagatggcgactTTGTGACCATTGAAAGCGATGAGGACATCCAAATCGCCATTTCCGAGTGGCAAGAGGGCATGCGCGGTTCTCAAGGCATGGATGAGATTGAACTTTTCTGTGTCGGTGAGATGTAA
- a CDS encoding hypothetical protein (EggNog:ENOG503PYRJ) produces the protein MWLWLEAYIRPAGATNILYRPGEQPLLAADPRIKLYARQYDTNPHGILYFASDQVAAGRGDAVVTCKVDQDGFVICIAPGTGYTKLTTCPSSGIFILSAPDYRSPGCAEPVQFKVGNRVSKLVMLGHPSQFRGMYLTGSVSASLSFSDSAGGATDFGHTSSGLWGVS, from the exons atgtggttgtggttggagGCATATATTCGGCCCG CTGGTGCAACTAATATTTTGTACCGCCCTGGTGAACAGCCTCTGTTGGCTGCCGACCCTAGGATCAAGCTCTATGCGAGACAATACGACACTAATCCCCACGGTATCTTGTACTTTGCGAGCGACCAGGTGGCTGCTGGAAGGGGAGATGCGGTTGTGACATGCAAGGTTGACCAGGACGGCTTCGTGATCTGCATCGCACCTGGGACGGGGTACACTAAGCTCACGACTTGCCCCTCCTCGGGTATCTTCATTTTGTCGGCACCGGACTACAGGTCGCCGGGCTGTGCCGAGCCGGTTCAGTTCAAGGTCGGGAACAGAGTAAGCAAGCTGGTCATGCTCGGCCACCCCAGCCAGTTTAGAGGCATGTACCTCACAGGCTCCGTTTCTGCCTCTCTGAGTTTTAGTGACAGCGCGGGTGGCGCAACCGACTTTGGGCATACCTCTAGTGGACTATGGGGCGTTAGTTGA
- the VPS60 gene encoding Vacuolar protein-sorting-associated protein 60 (COG:U; EggNog:ENOG503NXG4) → MSTIIFVGILKTEQREYCLIPRLPNNRQSGLALPAILSWQSPISESLAYVTTASPQTPPHKPLQASLPCPSSSSANHRLVAFPPNPTTKPLSRPPPLRSSPSQPLLPNNNNLPKFQVLPRPKNRQNEPSLRHPRPKSPQTNPQHRHHLPRHPHLLHRRQALRPQRRANNLPNQALQNARRPRQDRPKAKSPQSPPAPQTIRSPARPAPIPSLEHGAGPDNAGQPQKHNGHHRRTKANKQGPEKRVRQGRHRQD, encoded by the coding sequence ATGTCAACCATAATCTTCGTCGGCATTCTAAAAACCGAGCAAAGGGAGTACTGTTTGATACCTAGATTACCAAACAATCGGCAATCGGGGTTGGCGTTGCCCGCCATTCTATCTTGGCAAAGTCCGATAAGCGAAAGCCTCGCTTATGTAACAACCGCTTCCCCACAAACACCCCCACACAAGCCCCTCCAAGCATCGCTGCCTtgcccatcatcgtcatcagccAACCATCGGCTTGTCGCATtccctccaaacccaaccaccaaaccacTATcgcgaccaccaccattgcgatcatcgccatcgcaaccccttcttccgaacaacaacaacctccctaAATTCCAAGTCCTTCCCAGGCCCAAAAATCGCCAAAATGAACCGTCTCTTCGGCACCCCCGCCCCAAAAgcccccaaaccaaccctcaacaccgccatcacctccctcgacACCCGCATCTCCTCCATCGACGTCAAGCTCTCCGCCCTCAACGCCGAGCTAACAACCTACCAAACCAAGCTCTCCAAAATGCGCGACGGCCCCGGCAAGACCGCCCTAAAGCAAAAAGCCCTCAAAGTCCTCCAGCGCCGCAAACAATACGAAGCCCAGCGCGACCAGCTCCAATCCCAAGTCTGGAACATGGAGCAGGCCCAGACAATGCAGGACAACCTCAAAAACACAATGGTCACCATCGACGCACTaaagcaaacaaacaaggCCCTGAAAAAAGAGTACGGCAAGGTCGACATCGACAAGATTGA
- the MRP10 gene encoding 40S ribosomal protein mrp10 (EggNog:ENOG503P58I; COG:J) has product MSKNPIRLPPLPRLRVRNPNKREQNPCLTIMSSVLACWASAGHTGRACNTVEDALRACMDAPKPPPKPSNTINYHLQRLSSKLIKQASKNK; this is encoded by the exons ATGTCCAAAAACCCAATTcgtcttccccccctcccgagGCTTCGGGTCCGCAACCCAAACAAGCGCGAGCAAAACCCCTGCCTCACCATCATGTCCTCTGTCCTCG CGTGCTGGGCTTCCGCTGGCCACACTGGCAGAGCATGCAATACAGTCGAAGACGCCCTCCGCGCCTGCATGGACGCTCCCAAGCCCCCTCCGAAGCcaagcaacaccatcaactacCATCTCCAGAGACTGTCCTCGAAGCTTATCAAGCAAGCGTCCAAGAACAAATAA